A window of Nocardia arthritidis genomic DNA:
GTTCGACGTGATCGGTGTCGCCGATCATCTCGGCGCCCGGCGGCCCGCGCCGTTCCCGGCGTTGCTGGCGGCGGCGGAGGCGACCGAGCGGGTGCGGCTGACCACCTTCGTGCTCAATGCCGCCTTCTACACCCCGGCGCTGCTGGCCCGCGACGCGGTGACGCTGGACCTGTGCACCGACGGCCGGGTGGAGCTGGGTTTGGGTGCGGGATATGTGCGGGCCGAATTCGAGGCCGCGGGTATCCCGTTCCGGTCCGGCGGGCAACGGGTGGCGCACCTGGCCGAGGTGGTGACCGGGCTACGGTCGGCGTTCACCGGCACGCCGCCGCGGATTCTGCTCGCGGGCTGGGGCGACCGGCTGCTGCGGTTGGCCGCCGAACAGGCCGATATCGTCGCGCTGCCGGGCGCGTCGGCGGTGCGCGACGGCGGCCGGTTGCGGTTGGCCGGGCCCGGGGAGCTGGATGCGCGCATCGCCTATGTGCGCGGGCTGCTGGGTGCGCGCGCGGCGACGGTGGAGTTCAACAGCATGATCCAGCGGGTCGCGGGCCCGGGCGA
This region includes:
- a CDS encoding TIGR03621 family F420-dependent LLM class oxidoreductase — encoded protein: MTVARDFRFGVTMVVSESRSRWREKCRRAEELGFDVIGVADHLGARRPAPFPALLAAAEATERVRLTTFVLNAAFYTPALLARDAVTLDLCTDGRVELGLGAGYVRAEFEAAGIPFRSGGQRVAHLAEVVTGLRSAFTGTPPRILLAGWGDRLLRLAAEQADIVALPGASAVRDGGRLRLAGPGELDARIAYVRGLLGARAATVEFNSMIQRVAGPGERSGLLDRYARIFETELVAAPEEMPTLLLGTPREMAARVRERADRYGFTYFSVLEDAMEAFAPVLELLR